One window of the Nicotiana tabacum cultivar K326 chromosome 4, ASM71507v2, whole genome shotgun sequence genome contains the following:
- the LOC107803395 gene encoding uncharacterized protein LOC107803395 — MRSDPNTRKSNALCEFHQECGRKTEDCIALRQEVVNILRKKHLKELLRDKGRTNFARECEHQGPPKPPSPARTINIIIGGNDDASINDVKFTTTHKLKRSITRERYYKLKESIIFDELYVDGLTLPHNDALVITVRILDTNVKRIMMDDGSGACIIQPRVLTHNAVERTSGEITLLILAGSGTLETTFHIMDQATAYNAIVGRPWIHPMRAIPSSLYQELNSQHHRVYSAYTENNASRECYRIILDNTATKQKKDKQNKA, encoded by the coding sequence ATGAGATCAGATCCAAACACCAGAAAATCCAACGCCCTCTGTGAGTTCCACCAGGAATGTGGGCGCAAAACGGAAGATTGCATCGCCCTCAGACAAGAAGTCGTAAACATATTGCGGAAGAAACACCTCAAAGAGCTGTTAAGAGACAAGGGGAGAACCAATTTTGCCAGAGAATGTGAACACCAAGGCCCGCCGAAGCCACCATCACCAGCTCGCACTATCAACATAATCATCGGCGGCAATGATGATGCCTCTATCAACGACGTGAAATTCACCACCACTCACAAGCTCAAGCGGTCTATCACACGTGAACGATACTATAAACtcaaagaaagtatcatcttcgatgagTTGTATGTCGACGGTTTGACTTTACCTCATAATGATGCCCTCGTTATTACTGTACGCATTTTAGATACCAATGTAAAACGCATCATGATGGACGATGGAAGTGGAGCATGCATTATCCAACCCCGAGTCCTCACCCATAATGCAGTTGAACGGACGTCCGGGGAAATTACACTCCTCATTTTGGCCGGCAGCGGGACTCTAGAGAcgacattccacatcatggatcAGGCCACCGCGTACAACGCCATcgtgggacgaccatggatacatcccATGAGGGCCATCCCCTCCAGCCTTTACCAAGAATTAAATTCCCAACACCATAGGGTATATTCAGCATACACGGAGAACAATGCGTCCCGGGAATGCTACCGTATTATCTTAGACAACACGGCAACCAAACAGAAAAAAGACAAGCAAAACAAGGCATAG